From Halomicrobium salinisoli, the proteins below share one genomic window:
- a CDS encoding CapA family protein, which yields MPQTVGFTGDVMLGRTVDERQRRRSVDAVWGDLLEHLRGLDALFVNLECCLSQRGQRWERTHRPFHFRADLEWAVPALERAGVDWATLANNHLLDFEEVALVDTLDALDGAGIARSGAGRDEREALAPATVAVGDLTVAFVSLTDNTPEFAAGPDSPGVARAELGPEGRDLIERSLARARERDPDLLVASLHWGPNMVAEPFDEHERFGRWLLERGVDLVHGHSAHAFKTVESRPEGAILYDCGDFVDDYRVDPDLRNDRSFLFEVTVGEDGELRELRLVPVEISDCAVHRATGAVAEWCRETMRERSAGYGATFERDGEALVTAL from the coding sequence ATGCCACAGACGGTCGGCTTCACGGGCGACGTGATGCTCGGCCGCACGGTCGACGAGCGCCAGCGCCGGCGGTCGGTCGACGCGGTGTGGGGCGACCTGCTGGAGCACCTGCGCGGACTGGACGCCCTGTTCGTCAACCTGGAGTGTTGCCTCTCGCAGCGGGGGCAGCGGTGGGAGCGGACCCACCGACCCTTCCACTTCCGCGCCGACCTCGAGTGGGCCGTGCCGGCGCTGGAGCGGGCCGGCGTCGACTGGGCGACCCTGGCGAACAACCACCTGCTGGACTTCGAGGAGGTCGCGCTGGTCGACACGCTGGACGCCCTCGACGGGGCCGGCATCGCCCGCTCGGGCGCCGGCCGCGACGAACGCGAGGCGCTGGCGCCCGCGACCGTCGCGGTGGGCGACCTCACCGTGGCGTTCGTCTCGCTGACGGACAACACGCCGGAGTTCGCCGCCGGGCCCGATAGTCCCGGCGTCGCGCGGGCCGAGCTCGGTCCGGAGGGCCGCGACCTGATCGAGCGGTCGCTGGCTCGCGCCCGCGAACGGGATCCGGACCTGCTCGTGGCCTCGCTGCACTGGGGGCCGAACATGGTCGCCGAGCCCTTCGACGAGCACGAGCGGTTCGGCCGGTGGCTGCTGGAGCGGGGCGTCGACCTCGTCCACGGCCACAGCGCCCACGCGTTCAAGACCGTCGAGTCGCGGCCCGAGGGAGCGATCCTCTACGACTGCGGCGACTTCGTCGACGACTACCGTGTGGACCCGGACCTCCGCAACGACCGGAGCTTCCTGTTCGAGGTGACGGTGGGCGAGGACGGCGAGCTGCGCGAGCTGCGGCTGGTGCCCGTCGAGATCAGCGACTGCGCGGTCCACCGGGCGACGGGAGCCGTCGCCGAGTGGTGCCGGGAGACGATGCGTGAGCGGTCGGCGGGCTACGGCGCGACCTTCGAGCGCGACGGCGAGGCGCTCGTGACGGCGCTGTAG
- a CDS encoding NADH:flavin oxidoreductase yields MAALTDPVDVGGVAVPNRLYRAPVLECAGTGEGAVDALIDELAPTAASGVGLVFQGASVVTAESGCAAPNMTRVHDPEFVAELERLTGTVHDHGGRIFVQLAQGGLRSLEAWHAGHRERNPEVEQLAVSRPPWQLRLLDRVGLVDLSPRVLSTDEVYDLAEQFGRAAGYAADAGYDGIHLSGANMGIVQQFCSPLYNRRDDEFGTGADEPPGSGGLRFLEAVHDAVREHAGDVPLVTKVPAETAAPSFVRRHLSFEDGVRLATRTAEAGYDAVVPVDVSTFWDMSVIRGKFPERAWSAAELQSGYAAAFGGPVRARAVRLLNRVQARGFDREPGWNADLCRAVRRRVDVPVLCEGGIRERATCERLLGDDASPAAADLVGMARPFYAEPRLGARLLAGEDALCASCNNCTVPQAAGEPGRCRTPSVVRERATLERAGAYERRGGSGDEGTVADEREGE; encoded by the coding sequence ATGGCCGCGCTCACGGACCCCGTCGACGTCGGCGGCGTCGCGGTGCCCAATCGACTCTATCGCGCGCCGGTACTGGAGTGCGCCGGGACGGGCGAGGGCGCCGTCGACGCGCTGATCGACGAGCTGGCGCCCACGGCCGCCTCCGGCGTGGGCCTGGTCTTCCAGGGGGCCAGCGTCGTCACGGCCGAGAGCGGCTGCGCGGCGCCGAACATGACGCGCGTCCACGACCCCGAGTTCGTCGCCGAACTGGAGCGGCTGACCGGGACGGTCCACGACCACGGCGGCCGTATCTTCGTGCAGCTCGCCCAGGGCGGGCTCCGGAGCCTGGAGGCCTGGCACGCGGGCCACCGCGAGCGGAATCCGGAGGTCGAACAGCTGGCCGTCTCGCGGCCGCCGTGGCAGCTGCGGCTGCTGGACCGGGTCGGCCTCGTCGACCTCTCGCCGCGGGTCCTCTCGACCGACGAGGTGTACGACCTCGCCGAGCAGTTCGGGCGTGCGGCCGGGTACGCCGCCGACGCGGGGTACGACGGCATCCACCTCTCCGGGGCGAACATGGGCATCGTCCAGCAGTTCTGCTCGCCGCTGTACAACCGCCGGGACGACGAGTTCGGGACGGGGGCGGACGAGCCGCCGGGCAGCGGCGGCCTGCGCTTTCTCGAGGCGGTGCACGACGCCGTCCGCGAGCACGCCGGCGACGTCCCGCTGGTCACGAAGGTGCCCGCGGAGACGGCCGCCCCGAGTTTCGTACGAAGGCACCTTTCGTTCGAGGACGGCGTTCGCCTCGCGACACGGACGGCCGAGGCCGGCTACGACGCCGTCGTCCCGGTCGATGTCTCGACGTTCTGGGACATGAGCGTGATCCGGGGGAAGTTCCCGGAGCGGGCGTGGTCGGCCGCGGAGCTGCAGTCCGGTTACGCGGCGGCGTTCGGCGGGCCGGTGCGAGCGCGCGCCGTCCGGCTGCTCAACCGCGTCCAGGCGCGGGGGTTCGACCGCGAACCCGGCTGGAACGCCGACCTCTGTCGGGCGGTCCGGCGGCGCGTCGACGTCCCGGTGCTCTGCGAGGGCGGGATCCGCGAGCGGGCGACCTGCGAGCGGCTGCTGGGCGACGACGCCTCGCCGGCCGCGGCGGACCTCGTTGGGATGGCGCGCCCCTTCTACGCGGAGCCGCGGCTGGGCGCCCGCCTCCTCGCGGGCGAGGACGCCCTCTGTGCGAGCTGTAACAACTGCACCGTTCCGCAGGCGGCGGGCGAGCCCGGTCGGTGTCGGACTCCTTCGGTCGTCCGCGAGCGGGCGACACTGGAGCGGGCAGGGGCCTACGAGCGGCGCGGCGGGTCCGGGGACGAGGGAACGGTGGCCGACGAGCGGGAGGGCGAGTGA
- a CDS encoding alpha/beta fold hydrolase has product MNDTRSERSRPTNDVRSERVELSVDGDDVGVRYLAGGDGPPLVLCHGIGLDAASVSWRHVLPSLADDYAVYAPDLPGHGESDKPRRTYTTDYYVNVLREFLSELGVGGAGLVGTSMGGAVTLGHALDGGDPARLVLVDSYGLGADAHWRGAMSAALRVPFADDLMLGTMGTRAGVRTHLSGLVDGTPADDLVEDVAGTVSSSTMRTLRSWQRHEFRPDGLRTNYLDRLGEVDVPTTLLHGRTDPLFPVSWSERAHERIRNSELEVVENCGHWLPRERPAAVERALS; this is encoded by the coding sequence ATGAATGACACCCGGTCCGAGCGATCCCGTCCGACGAACGACGTCCGGTCCGAGCGGGTCGAGCTGTCGGTCGACGGCGACGACGTCGGCGTGCGGTACCTCGCCGGCGGCGACGGGCCGCCGCTGGTCCTCTGTCACGGCATCGGCCTCGACGCGGCCTCCGTCTCCTGGCGCCACGTACTCCCGTCGCTGGCCGACGACTACGCGGTGTACGCGCCGGACCTCCCCGGCCACGGCGAGAGCGACAAGCCCCGCCGGACGTACACGACCGACTACTACGTAAACGTTCTGCGGGAGTTCCTCTCGGAACTCGGCGTCGGCGGCGCGGGGCTGGTCGGTACCTCGATGGGCGGCGCGGTGACGCTCGGCCACGCGCTGGACGGCGGCGACCCCGCGCGGCTGGTGCTGGTGGACAGCTACGGGCTGGGCGCGGACGCCCACTGGCGGGGCGCGATGAGCGCCGCGCTGCGGGTACCCTTCGCGGACGACCTGATGCTGGGGACGATGGGCACGCGCGCGGGAGTGCGGACGCACCTCAGCGGGCTGGTCGACGGGACGCCCGCGGACGACCTGGTCGAGGACGTCGCCGGGACGGTGTCGTCGTCGACGATGCGCACGCTGCGGAGCTGGCAGCGCCACGAGTTCCGGCCGGACGGGCTGCGGACGAACTACCTCGATCGACTGGGCGAGGTGGACGTGCCGACGACGCTGCTACACGGGCGAACGGATCCGCTCTTTCCCGTCTCGTGGTCGGAGCGGGCCCACGAGCGAATTCGGAACAGCGAGCTGGAGGTGGTCGAGAACTGCGGTCACTGGCTACCGCGCGAACGACCGGCGGCGGTCGAGCGGGCGCTCTCGTAG
- a CDS encoding MaoC family dehydratase, with amino-acid sequence MFNSVVAANRAAFAAFGVDPADENGSEPAPAERIEPDEELAEWTVEISEDHPDRLGVGDRVEFSKRISDEDVKQFAAASGDTNPLHLDDEFAGKTRFRGRIAHGTLVGGLISAALARLPGLTIYLSQDLEFHNPVRIGDRVTAEVEIVEDLGDDQYRLTTRVVDEDDVVIDGEAVVLIDDLPEDD; translated from the coding sequence ATGTTCAACAGCGTCGTTGCGGCCAACCGGGCAGCCTTCGCCGCATTCGGTGTCGACCCCGCCGACGAGAACGGGTCCGAACCCGCACCAGCGGAGCGCATCGAGCCCGACGAGGAGTTGGCGGAGTGGACAGTCGAGATCAGCGAGGACCACCCGGACCGGCTGGGCGTCGGCGACCGCGTCGAGTTCAGCAAGCGCATCTCCGACGAGGACGTCAAGCAGTTCGCCGCCGCCAGCGGCGACACGAACCCGCTGCACCTCGACGACGAGTTCGCCGGCAAGACGCGCTTCCGGGGCCGGATCGCTCACGGGACGCTCGTCGGCGGCCTGATCAGCGCCGCGCTCGCGCGGCTGCCGGGGCTGACTATCTACCTCTCGCAGGACCTCGAGTTCCACAACCCCGTTCGCATCGGCGACCGGGTCACCGCCGAGGTCGAGATCGTCGAGGACCTGGGCGACGACCAGTACAGACTGACCACCCGCGTCGTCGACGAGGACGACGTCGTCATCGACGGCGAGGCCGTCGTCCTGATCGACGACCTCCCCGAGGACGACTGA
- a CDS encoding AbrB/MazE/SpoVT family DNA-binding domain-containing protein, which yields MTEENDGATWPPAMFRGMQEASEQAIEQQQEMMKQLFAGGSVPGLDMNQLGAMSQMATFKTRVQSGGRVSIPDAEREALDIEEGDIVQTVVLPVKRNRNE from the coding sequence ATGACCGAGGAGAACGACGGCGCGACGTGGCCCCCGGCGATGTTCCGGGGCATGCAGGAAGCGAGCGAGCAAGCGATCGAGCAACAGCAGGAGATGATGAAGCAGCTGTTCGCCGGCGGCTCGGTGCCCGGGCTGGACATGAACCAGCTCGGCGCGATGAGTCAGATGGCGACGTTCAAGACCCGCGTGCAGAGCGGCGGTCGGGTGTCGATCCCGGACGCCGAGCGCGAGGCGCTGGACATCGAAGAGGGCGACATCGTCCAGACCGTCGTCCTCCCGGTCAAGCGGAACCGAAACGAGTGA
- a CDS encoding poly(R)-hydroxyalkanoic acid synthase subunit PhaE, translating to MSDTTQPQDEWIEMVEQMNEAVSDSVEQNMKAQAAFVESWADAVEDSIPEEEELTEGIQGYNRAYEEWMDAAEQVLERSTDAAQGEEVDPSEFRDIWLQSANEAFKHVMGTSAFAAANGQLVEAMMEMRQEADDISQETVAQLGFPTRDDVVEVGERLVELERRQHDVEQKLDRILDEIED from the coding sequence ATGAGTGATACAACGCAGCCCCAGGACGAGTGGATCGAGATGGTCGAGCAGATGAACGAGGCGGTGTCGGACTCCGTCGAGCAGAACATGAAGGCCCAGGCGGCCTTCGTCGAGTCGTGGGCGGACGCCGTCGAGGACTCCATCCCCGAGGAGGAGGAGCTGACCGAGGGGATCCAGGGGTACAACCGCGCCTACGAGGAGTGGATGGACGCCGCCGAGCAGGTCCTGGAGCGCTCGACCGACGCCGCGCAGGGCGAGGAGGTCGACCCCTCGGAGTTCCGTGACATCTGGCTCCAGTCCGCCAACGAGGCGTTCAAGCACGTGATGGGCACCTCCGCGTTCGCCGCGGCCAACGGACAGCTGGTCGAGGCGATGATGGAGATGCGCCAGGAGGCCGACGACATCAGCCAGGAGACGGTCGCCCAGCTGGGCTTCCCCACCCGCGACGACGTCGTCGAGGTCGGCGAGCGCCTGGTCGAACTGGAGCGGCGCCAGCACGACGTCGAACAGAAGCTCGACCGCATCCTCGACGAGATCGAGGACTGA
- the phaC gene encoding class III poly(R)-hydroxyalkanoic acid synthase subunit PhaC produces MASDPVNPITAALDLQRKTLESMTEGVEAADVAPERFATMQEVDVGQTPSEVVYEENKLELLHYDAEAAGIDVPEEEKEEIPILIVYALINKPYILDLQPDRSVVRRLLEAGHDVYLIDWNEPSRLDQHLGLDDYVNRYIDNCVDEIRERSGQDAIDILGYCMGGTMSVMYAALHPEKVNALGLMAAGLCFDDTGGVLEEWGAGEYYEPEDVTATFGNVPSEMLDVGFALMDPIDNYVSKYVRLAENLENEDFVENFGRMEQWLSEGVDVAGAAYEEFLHKIYQENELYRNILQIGGERVDLDDVDMPILQLMGEYDHLVPPAASKPFNDVVGSDDVTTREFSTGHIGLSVSSSTHESLWPEVAEWYSERNRRALEEDAAGDESGADEAGAEPTDAASADEDAASADEDAADETVDEQAVSIDVEDPEQAAAEAVDRAVDEAASAEDDVAVEEEADVETVSGIGPTYAERLREAGVETVADLADRPADELAEIAGTSEARAQDWLDQIRD; encoded by the coding sequence ATGGCGTCCGATCCCGTCAACCCGATCACGGCCGCGCTGGACCTCCAGCGCAAGACCCTCGAGTCGATGACCGAGGGCGTCGAGGCCGCCGACGTCGCCCCCGAGCGCTTCGCGACGATGCAGGAGGTCGACGTCGGCCAGACGCCCAGCGAGGTCGTCTACGAGGAGAACAAGCTTGAGCTGCTGCACTACGACGCCGAGGCCGCCGGCATCGACGTGCCCGAAGAGGAGAAAGAGGAGATCCCGATCCTCATCGTGTACGCGCTGATCAACAAGCCGTACATCCTCGACCTCCAGCCCGACCGCTCGGTCGTCCGGCGGCTGCTGGAGGCCGGCCACGACGTCTACCTCATCGACTGGAACGAGCCCTCGCGGCTCGACCAGCACCTCGGCCTCGACGACTACGTCAACCGCTACATCGACAACTGCGTCGACGAGATCCGCGAGCGCTCCGGGCAGGACGCCATCGACATCCTGGGCTACTGCATGGGCGGCACGATGTCGGTCATGTACGCCGCGCTCCACCCCGAGAAGGTCAACGCCCTCGGCCTGATGGCCGCGGGCCTGTGCTTCGACGACACGGGCGGCGTCCTCGAGGAGTGGGGCGCCGGCGAGTACTACGAGCCCGAGGACGTCACCGCCACCTTCGGCAACGTCCCCTCGGAGATGCTCGACGTCGGGTTCGCGCTGATGGACCCGATCGACAACTACGTCTCCAAGTACGTCCGCCTCGCCGAGAACCTCGAGAACGAGGACTTCGTCGAGAACTTCGGGCGCATGGAGCAGTGGCTCTCGGAGGGCGTCGACGTCGCCGGCGCCGCCTACGAGGAGTTCCTGCACAAGATCTACCAGGAGAACGAGCTCTACCGGAACATCCTCCAGATCGGCGGCGAGCGCGTCGACCTCGATGACGTCGACATGCCGATCCTCCAGCTGATGGGCGAGTACGACCACCTCGTCCCGCCCGCGGCCAGCAAGCCGTTCAACGACGTCGTCGGCAGCGACGACGTCACCACCCGGGAGTTCTCCACGGGCCACATCGGCCTCTCGGTGTCCTCCTCGACTCACGAGAGCCTCTGGCCCGAGGTCGCCGAGTGGTACTCCGAGCGCAACCGCCGCGCGCTGGAGGAGGACGCCGCGGGCGACGAGAGCGGCGCCGACGAGGCCGGCGCCGAGCCGACAGACGCCGCCAGCGCCGACGAGGACGCCGCCAGCGCCGACGAGGACGCCGCCGACGAGACGGTCGACGAGCAGGCCGTCTCCATCGACGTCGAGGACCCCGAGCAGGCGGCCGCCGAGGCCGTCGACCGGGCCGTCGACGAGGCCGCCAGCGCCGAGGACGACGTCGCCGTCGAGGAGGAGGCAGACGTCGAGACCGTCTCCGGCATCGGCCCGACCTACGCCGAGCGCCTCCGCGAGGCCGGCGTCGAGACCGTCGCCGACCTCGCCGACCGGCCGGCCGACGAACTCGCCGAGATCGCGGGCACCAGCGAGGCCCGCGCCCAGGACTGGCTCGACCAGATCCGGGACTGA
- a CDS encoding TIGR00725 family protein: MRVSVIGGSSVTDEQYADAREVGRLLGERGHEVVCGGRTGVMTAVCEGAHETGGHTIGILPTESRATANEYVDTPIVTGMGNARNVLVVMNGDAVVAVDGGTGTLSEIGHALDMGRPVAGLDTHRIEGVPGVEHVETPAEAVEYVEAAASVN, translated from the coding sequence ATGCGCGTCTCAGTCATCGGCGGGAGCAGCGTCACGGACGAGCAGTACGCGGACGCCCGCGAGGTGGGTCGGCTGCTGGGCGAGCGCGGCCACGAGGTCGTCTGCGGCGGCCGGACGGGCGTGATGACGGCCGTCTGCGAGGGCGCACACGAGACGGGCGGCCACACCATCGGCATCCTCCCGACGGAGAGCCGCGCGACGGCCAACGAGTACGTCGACACGCCGATCGTGACGGGCATGGGCAACGCCCGGAACGTCCTCGTCGTGATGAACGGCGACGCCGTCGTCGCCGTGGACGGCGGCACGGGCACGCTCTCGGAGATCGGCCACGCGCTGGACATGGGCCGGCCCGTCGCCGGCCTCGACACCCACCGGATCGAGGGCGTCCCCGGCGTCGAACACGTCGAGACGCCGGCGGAGGCGGTCGAGTACGTGGAGGCGGCGGCGTCAGTCAACTAA